The DNA segment CGGCAGCGTGCGCGCCGGCATCGCCATCGGCTCGCAAGCCGGCGCCGCGCTGAAAAAGTGCGTACTGGAACTGGGCGGCTCCGACCCCTTTATCGTGCTCAACGACGCCGACCTCGACGCCGCCGTGCAAGCGGCGGTGATCGGCCGCTTCCAGAACTCCGGCCAGGTCTGCGCCGCCGCCAAGCGCCTGATCATCGAGCAAGGCGTGGTCGAGGCGTTCACCGCCAGATTCCTTGAAGCCAGCCGCCAACTGGTGATGGGCGACCCGACGTCGAGCGACACCTACATTGGCCCCATGGCCCGCTTCGACCTGCGTGACGAGCTGCACGCACAAGTCCAGGCGACCCTGGCCGAAGGCGCCACCCTGCTGCTGGGCGGCCATCCTATTGAAGGCGCGGGCAACTATTACGCCCCCACCGTCCTGGCCAACGTCACCGACCAGATGACCTCGTTCAGACAGGAACTGTTCGGCCCCGTCGCCTCGATCATCAGCGCCCGCGACGCCGAGCATGCCGTGGCCCTGGCCAACGACAGCGAGTTCGGCCTCACTGCCAGCCTCTTCACCCGCGACCCAGCCAAGGCACGCCAGATCGCCAACCAGCTGGAAACCGGCGGGGTCTTTATCAACGCCTACAGCGTGTCCGATCCTCGGGTGGCGTTTGGCGGGGTGAAAAAGAGTGGGTTTGGCCGCGAACTGTCACATTTCGGCGTGCGGGAATTCTGCAATGCGCAGACGGTATGGATAGATCGGCGGTAGGCCGATAGTCAAGATTGCTCATTGCCAGCCTGCAGGTTCGGGATATGATCAGGCCGATATTTGAACCGGACTGCACTGACCTATGCCCGTTGACCTGCAAGCGCTCTACCCCAAACTGATCCATCTGATGCTGGATACGGTTTTCGTGGTCGACAGGGACAATCAGATCGCATTTGTCAGCGATGCCTGCGAGACGCTGCTCGGCTACCGTGCCGACGAGTTGACCGGCAACTTGATCACCGACTATATGCACCCTGAAGACCTGGCGGCCACCCGAGCCTCGATCATCCGGGTGATGAACGGCCAGCCCCACGTCGATTTCCGCAACCGCTATCTGCGCAAGGATGGCAGTGTCGTGCATATCCTGTGGGCGGCATTCTGGTCCGAGGATGTGGGCGCCCGGATCGGCGTGGCGCGGGACATCACCGCCCTCACCCAGGCCGAGGAGGAACTGCGCTTTCTCGCCCATCACGACCCGCTGACCGCCCTGACCAATCGCTCGTTGTTCAATGATCGGCTGGACTCCGCGTTGCGCAACGCGCGCCGCCAGAACAGCACACTGGCGCTGCTGTTCCTGGATATCAATGATTTCAAGGGCATCAACGATGTGCATGGGCATGCCGCCGGCGACCGCGTGCTGTGTGCCATTGCACGACGCCTGGAAGGCTGTGTGCGGGACACCGACACAGTAGCGCGTATGGGTGGGGATGAATTCACCGTGCTGTTGACCGATCTTCATTCAGAAGAGGCGGTGGCCGAGAAGGTACAACAGATCCTTGCCATCATAGCCGAACCGCTGGGCCCTGAGTTTGGCCCGGTGACAATGCCATCGTGCAGCATCGGCGTAGCCCGTTACCCGGCTGACGGGGACAATGCCGATACGCTGCTCAGCCATGCCGATGGTGATATGTACCGGCTGAAGAAACTCCACCGCGCGGCCGCCAAGCGAGCTATTTGTTGAAGCGGCGCAGTTGTGCCGGTTCGGGCTTACTGGCAGGCCAACGCGTGTAGGCCATCAACGGTTATTGCGCAGGATCGAGAAATTCAACGCCGCCGCGACACTCAGCCACGCCAGGTACGGGAACAGGATCAACCCGGTGATCAGGTCCAGGCGCACCGCCAGCACCACCATCGCCGCCACGGTGAGCCAGAGCAGCGTGATAATCAGCATCCCCGCAAGAATCCGATGCGCGCCGAAGAACACCGGGGTCCACAGCGTATTCAAGGCAATCTGCGCCGCCCACAGGGCCAGCACTGTCTGACTGCCGGGGATCAGGCTCAGGCGGTAACCGGCCCAGGCGAGTAGCAAATAGATGATCGTCCAGGCCACCGGAAACAACCAATTGGGTGGGGTGAAGCGCGGTTTGACCAGGGATTGATACCAGGCGCCGGGCTTGAACATGATGCCGGTGCTGGCAGCGGTAGCGCAGGCGAGCAGGAAGATGAAGAACGTCATGGTCGGTCCCTATATGGATGGCGCACGCAGTTGGCACCGTAACGTCTCAAATGACCCAACCTTGCGGCCATAAATTCAATCGGCCCCGAAACGAATCCACTTGATTGACCGGTTTTCGCGTAGCCCGCACCTTTTTCACGTCATATAAAAGGTTTAGGGTGCGTTGATTCTTCCCATTCATTAGAGAATCGAGCGCTTGGCCAACGTCCCCGCTGATCACCGCAGCAGTCCCTGGTCGGTTTTCCTGATTTTCCTGCGCCTGGGTCTGACCTCCTTCGGCGGACCTGTCGCCCACCTCGGCTACTTTCGCGATGAATTCGTCACGCGGCGGCGCTGGTTGAGCGAGCGCAGCTATGCAGACCTGGTCGCACTCTGCCAATTTCTCCCCGGCCCGGCCAGCAGCCAGGTGGGCATCGCCCTGGGTTTGTCACGGGCAGGCTACAGCGGCGCACTGGCGGCCTGGGCCGGGTTTACCTTGCCGTCCGCCGTGCTCTTGATCCTGTTCGCCCTGGGCCTGACCCAGCATAGCTCGGCCATACCGAACGGCGCGCTGCATGGCCTCAAAGTCGTCGCCGTGGCGGTCGTCGCCCAAGCCGTGTGGGGCATGGCGCGCAACCTGTGCCATAGCGGGGGGCGCATGCTCCTGATGCTGATGGCCGCCGTCATTACCCTGTCGATACCGTCGGCCTGGGGCCAGGTCGCGGTGATTGCCGGCGCAGGCGTCGTCGGCCTGCTGCTGTTCAACCCCGTCCCCAACGCCACCCACGACGCACTCGCCATCCCCATCCGCCGCCGCGCGGGAGTGATGTGGTTGGCGCTGTTCTTGATCCTGCTGGTGGGCCTGCCGCTCCTCGCCCAGACGCTGCCCCACCAGAGCCTGGCGCTGCTAGACGCGTTCTACCGCAGCGGCTCGC comes from the Pseudomonas shahriarae genome and includes:
- a CDS encoding sensor domain-containing diguanylate cyclase — encoded protein: MPVDLQALYPKLIHLMLDTVFVVDRDNQIAFVSDACETLLGYRADELTGNLITDYMHPEDLAATRASIIRVMNGQPHVDFRNRYLRKDGSVVHILWAAFWSEDVGARIGVARDITALTQAEEELRFLAHHDPLTALTNRSLFNDRLDSALRNARRQNSTLALLFLDINDFKGINDVHGHAAGDRVLCAIARRLEGCVRDTDTVARMGGDEFTVLLTDLHSEEAVAEKVQQILAIIAEPLGPEFGPVTMPSCSIGVARYPADGDNADTLLSHADGDMYRLKKLHRAAAKRAIC
- a CDS encoding aldehyde dehydrogenase family protein, with the protein product MNAITHQTHALSINPANGDTVGSYPYESAAQLDAALTRASTAFRKGRHTPVAQRAELLLALAGALREQAEEMAQMITLEMGKPIAQARGEIEKCALLAEWYAAHGPAMLAPEPTLVDNGSAQIEYRPLGPILAVMPWNFPVWQVLRGAVPTMLSGNTYVLKHAPNVMGSAYLMQKAFHKAGFADGLFEVINVTPDGVSKAIADPRIAAVTLTGSVRAGIAIGSQAGAALKKCVLELGGSDPFIVLNDADLDAAVQAAVIGRFQNSGQVCAAAKRLIIEQGVVEAFTARFLEASRQLVMGDPTSSDTYIGPMARFDLRDELHAQVQATLAEGATLLLGGHPIEGAGNYYAPTVLANVTDQMTSFRQELFGPVASIISARDAEHAVALANDSEFGLTASLFTRDPAKARQIANQLETGGVFINAYSVSDPRVAFGGVKKSGFGRELSHFGVREFCNAQTVWIDRR
- the chrA gene encoding chromate efflux transporter — encoded protein: MANVPADHRSSPWSVFLIFLRLGLTSFGGPVAHLGYFRDEFVTRRRWLSERSYADLVALCQFLPGPASSQVGIALGLSRAGYSGALAAWAGFTLPSAVLLILFALGLTQHSSAIPNGALHGLKVVAVAVVAQAVWGMARNLCHSGGRMLLMLMAAVITLSIPSAWGQVAVIAGAGVVGLLLFNPVPNATHDALAIPIRRRAGVMWLALFLILLVGLPLLAQTLPHQSLALLDAFYRSGSLVFGGGHVVLPLLQAEVVPPQWVSNDVFLAGYGAAQAVPGPLFTFAAFLGAAMNPAPTGWLGGVICLLAIFAPSFLLIFAALPFWQSLRQNTRAQAALAGVNAAVVGLLLAALYQPVWTNAIFTAQDFGLALIALVALMFCKLPPWLVVAGSGAAGWLLSLIV
- the tspO gene encoding tryptophan-rich sensory protein TspO encodes the protein MTFFIFLLACATAASTGIMFKPGAWYQSLVKPRFTPPNWLFPVAWTIIYLLLAWAGYRLSLIPGSQTVLALWAAQIALNTLWTPVFFGAHRILAGMLIITLLWLTVAAMVVLAVRLDLITGLILFPYLAWLSVAAALNFSILRNNR